The following are encoded together in the Gloeomargarita sp. SKYB120 genome:
- a CDS encoding glycosyltransferase family 2 protein — MAIEQVWEQPECYDPAPRDFNRYGQGRRRKAVVVLSLVWGGTIALHWVSWGSWVVWLLTTVMGVQALRLLWAKVSPPTAPALEDDAEMPLVSLLVAAKNEEAVIERLVRSLCQLDYPDYEVWVIDDASTDATGRILDELCAEYPQLHVLHRRPEAGGGKSGALNEGLRLSRGEIIGVFDADAQVSPDLLRWIVPLFRQPHIGAVQVRKAIAPGPKNWWLRGQQIEMVLDAFLQQQRRRLGGVAELRGNGQFVRRSALQRVGGWNEATLTDDLDLTFRLHLDDWDIEFLFTPSVLEEGVTTFRALWHQRNRWAEGGYQRYLDYWRPWLLWPWGWVKRWDSGMSYVSQYLLPAATIPDGLMALWTKHPPLLWPLTGVMLLLFCGSTWRGLAQLEGKTSRWRLLGASLRMMVYMLHWLPVVATMMMRVAVRPKRLKWVKTVHVQYTVES, encoded by the coding sequence ATGGCCATCGAACAGGTCTGGGAACAACCGGAATGCTACGACCCTGCTCCCCGTGATTTCAATCGCTATGGGCAAGGGCGGCGGCGCAAGGCGGTGGTGGTGCTCTCCCTAGTCTGGGGCGGGACGATTGCCCTGCACTGGGTATCCTGGGGTTCCTGGGTCGTCTGGCTATTGACGACAGTGATGGGTGTGCAGGCGCTACGTCTGTTGTGGGCCAAGGTATCTCCCCCGACCGCACCGGCGCTGGAAGATGATGCTGAAATGCCCTTGGTGAGCCTATTAGTGGCGGCTAAAAATGAAGAGGCAGTGATTGAGCGATTGGTGCGGTCCTTGTGCCAGTTGGACTACCCCGATTACGAAGTGTGGGTGATTGACGATGCCAGCACCGACGCCACAGGCCGGATTTTGGATGAGTTGTGCGCCGAATACCCCCAACTCCATGTATTACACCGGCGACCGGAGGCTGGCGGCGGTAAGTCAGGGGCCTTGAACGAGGGATTGCGGCTCAGTCGCGGCGAAATTATCGGGGTGTTTGACGCCGATGCCCAGGTGTCACCCGATTTATTGCGCTGGATTGTGCCCCTGTTTCGCCAGCCCCACATCGGCGCTGTGCAGGTGCGCAAAGCGATTGCGCCAGGACCCAAAAACTGGTGGTTGCGCGGCCAGCAAATCGAGATGGTGTTGGATGCGTTTTTGCAACAACAACGGCGGCGGCTGGGCGGTGTAGCCGAGCTGCGGGGCAATGGGCAATTTGTGCGGCGGTCGGCGCTGCAACGGGTGGGGGGATGGAACGAGGCGACGCTCACCGATGACCTAGACCTAACATTCCGGCTGCACCTGGACGATTGGGATATTGAGTTCTTGTTTACCCCCAGCGTGCTGGAAGAGGGTGTGACCACATTCCGGGCGCTGTGGCATCAACGCAATCGCTGGGCGGAAGGGGGGTATCAACGCTACCTGGACTACTGGCGGCCTTGGCTGCTGTGGCCCTGGGGCTGGGTTAAACGCTGGGATAGCGGCATGTCCTACGTCAGCCAGTACCTGCTGCCGGCGGCCACTATTCCCGATGGGCTGATGGCGTTGTGGACAAAGCACCCACCGTTGCTCTGGCCTTTGACGGGCGTCATGCTGCTACTGTTTTGCGGGTCCACCTGGCGGGGATTGGCACAACTGGAGGGCAAAACATCCCGCTGGCGACTGCTTGGCGCGTCGTTGCGGATGATGGTGTATATGCTGCACTGGCTGCCGGTAGTGGCGACGATGATGATGCGCGTGGCGGTCCGGCCCAAGCGGTTAAAATGGGTAAAGAC
- a CDS encoding glycosyltransferase family 61 protein, whose protein sequence is MIATFKAQVWRPLRRYVTRAALNTWGQVPAHGYWESVQTYQQHHPDQAEYQIIIPGHSETIQPPWTLPGVTLPPTFQQTEFQVPDAVCYRVNNGRVASQYGDVIAADGQLIYDNWEEPQRRPQEHTVCTSYFPQPKQLHQTLGVIAGVKGGSNYYHFLVDVLPRLYLLKQSQFWSEIQVCYVNRLSPRLRKLCPVLAAAGLTDKQVFWADQHSHVQAQAVVATSLTGLPGMSYFKPRWVFEFLRATYLPQAQLPAQPQPRIYISRSRAHFRRVINEPEVLEVLSRWGYQPVWLEDLSFPEQVGLFQQARRIIAPHGAGLANLVWCSPGAKVLEFFSPTYQPECYWVMARQMGLDYGCLIGQAAMTHSDHRQHSIRIDSQALAQALAWLESDGL, encoded by the coding sequence ATGATTGCCACCTTCAAAGCGCAAGTCTGGCGACCCCTGCGACGCTATGTTACCCGAGCGGCTCTGAACACCTGGGGACAAGTTCCGGCGCATGGGTACTGGGAATCAGTCCAGACCTATCAGCAGCATCATCCCGACCAGGCGGAGTATCAAATCATCATTCCTGGACACTCCGAAACCATCCAGCCACCCTGGACATTGCCTGGCGTGACGCTTCCACCCACTTTTCAGCAAACGGAATTCCAGGTGCCGGATGCGGTTTGTTATCGAGTGAACAATGGGCGAGTAGCGAGTCAGTACGGAGATGTGATTGCTGCAGATGGACAGTTAATTTATGACAACTGGGAAGAACCACAACGACGGCCCCAAGAACACACGGTCTGCACATCTTACTTTCCACAGCCCAAACAATTGCACCAAACACTAGGCGTAATTGCGGGCGTCAAAGGCGGGTCCAATTATTACCACTTTCTGGTGGATGTTCTGCCGCGCCTTTACCTGCTCAAGCAATCACAGTTCTGGTCAGAGATTCAAGTGTGTTATGTGAATCGCCTGTCGCCGAGATTGCGAAAGTTGTGCCCAGTTTTGGCTGCTGCCGGTTTAACTGATAAACAAGTTTTTTGGGCGGACCAGCACAGTCATGTACAAGCGCAGGCGGTGGTGGCTACATCGCTAACGGGCTTGCCAGGGATGTCCTACTTCAAACCGCGTTGGGTGTTTGAGTTTTTGCGAGCTACCTATTTACCCCAGGCGCAATTACCGGCCCAACCCCAACCCCGCATCTACATCAGTCGGTCGCGCGCGCATTTTCGCCGGGTGATTAACGAGCCAGAAGTGCTGGAGGTGCTCAGCCGGTGGGGCTATCAACCTGTGTGGTTAGAGGATTTGAGTTTTCCTGAGCAGGTGGGCTTATTTCAGCAGGCCAGACGGATTATTGCTCCCCATGGCGCCGGTCTCGCCAATCTGGTTTGGTGTTCCCCAGGCGCGAAGGTGCTGGAGTTTTTTTCGCCCACGTATCAACCGGAATGTTATTGGGTCATGGCGCGGCAGATGGGTTTGGATTACGGGTGTTTGATTGGGCAAGCGGCGATGACCCATTCCGACCACCGGCAACACTCAATTCGGATAGACAGCCAAGCACTGGCGCAAGCCCTAGCGTGGTTGGAATCGGACGGGCTATAG
- a CDS encoding P-II family nitrogen regulator — protein MKKIEAIIRPFKLDEVKIALVNAGIVGMTVSEVRGFGRQRGQTERYRGSEYTVEFLQKLKLEIVVEDDQVDLVIDKIMAAARTGEIGDGKIFITPIEGAIRIRTGERDGEAI, from the coding sequence ATGAAAAAGATTGAAGCGATCATCCGTCCCTTCAAACTCGATGAAGTAAAAATTGCGCTGGTGAATGCGGGTATTGTGGGCATGACGGTTTCCGAAGTGCGGGGCTTTGGCCGGCAACGGGGACAAACCGAACGATATCGCGGGTCGGAATACACCGTGGAATTTTTACAAAAACTCAAGTTAGAAATTGTGGTCGAAGACGACCAGGTGGACCTGGTAATTGACAAGATCATGGCGGCGGCCCGGACGGGAGAAATTGGCGATGGCAAGATTTTTATTACCCCCATCGAAGGCGCGATCCGCATCCGCACTGGGGAACGCGACGGCGAAGCGATATGA
- a CDS encoding citrate synthase, whose protein sequence is MTTLACEYRPGLEGVPVTQSSISYVDGQNGILEYRGIRIEELAAKSSFLEVAYLLIWGHLPTASELQAFEREITYHRRVKYRIRDMMKCFPESGHPMDALQASAAALGLFYSRRALDDPAYIRAAVVRLLAKIPTMVAAFQHIRKGNDPVQPRDDQNYAANFLYMLREQVPHPLEARVLDACFILHAEHTINASTFAAMVTASTLTDPYAVVASAVGTLAGPLHGGANEDVMQMIEEIGSVENVEPYIDRLLEKKARIPGFGHRVYKVKDPRATILQNLAKELFDEFGADAYYDIALEIERVVVDRLGHKGIYPNVDFYSGLVYRKLGIPNDLFTPVFAIARVAGWLAHWKEQLNHNRIFRPTQIYVGEHNRPYIPIEERSE, encoded by the coding sequence ATGACCACGCTAGCCTGTGAATACCGTCCGGGGTTGGAAGGGGTGCCGGTAACCCAATCTAGCATCAGTTATGTGGATGGGCAAAACGGCATTTTGGAATATCGCGGGATTCGCATTGAAGAATTGGCGGCCAAAAGCAGTTTTTTAGAAGTTGCTTATTTGTTGATTTGGGGGCACTTGCCAACCGCGAGTGAGTTGCAGGCGTTTGAACGGGAAATTACCTATCACCGGCGGGTGAAATATCGCATCCGGGACATGATGAAATGTTTTCCCGAAAGCGGTCACCCAATGGATGCGCTCCAGGCATCGGCGGCGGCGTTGGGCTTGTTTTACTCGCGGCGAGCGTTAGATGATCCAGCCTACATTCGCGCGGCGGTGGTGCGGTTACTGGCAAAAATTCCCACGATGGTGGCGGCCTTTCAACACATCCGCAAAGGCAATGACCCCGTGCAACCCCGCGACGACCAGAATTACGCGGCCAATTTTCTCTACATGTTGCGCGAACAAGTTCCCCATCCCTTAGAAGCGCGCGTGTTAGATGCCTGTTTCATTCTCCACGCTGAACACACCATCAATGCGTCCACCTTTGCGGCGATGGTGACGGCTTCAACGCTAACCGATCCCTACGCCGTAGTGGCGTCAGCGGTGGGGACGCTAGCGGGGCCGTTGCACGGGGGAGCTAATGAAGACGTGATGCAGATGATTGAAGAAATCGGCTCCGTGGAAAACGTAGAACCCTACATTGACCGGTTGTTGGAGAAAAAGGCGCGGATTCCGGGATTTGGACACCGGGTATATAAGGTAAAAGACCCCCGCGCCACTATTTTGCAAAATCTCGCCAAGGAATTGTTTGATGAGTTTGGGGCCGATGCATACTACGACATTGCCCTAGAAATTGAGCGGGTGGTGGTGGACCGCTTGGGTCATAAAGGCATTTATCCCAACGTGGATTTCTATTCCGGTTTGGTCTATCGGAAGTTGGGGATTCCCAACGATTTATTCACGCCGGTGTTTGCCATTGCGCGGGTAGCGGGGTGGTTGGCTCACTGGAAAGAACAACTCAATCACAATCGCATTTTCCGGCCCACCCAAATCTATGTGGGTGAACATAACCGCCCCTACATTCCCATCGAAGAACGGTCGGAATGA
- the rsmH gene encoding 16S rRNA (cytosine(1402)-N(4))-methyltransferase RsmH, whose product MIPDAGHIPVLPQAVLTYLQPQPGQHFLDATVGLGGHSELLLQTPGIRLTAIDRDAQALALAQQRLRGYDVTWWHGNYADYPGGEFDGILADLGVSSLQLDTPERGFSFRHAGPLDMRMDPQQQETAADWVNHASETELVELLSRYGEVPYARRIARQMVQKRPFHDTQALADVIWYAVPPSARYGRIHPATQVFQALRIAVNRELESLERFLQRAPGWLKPGGRLVIISFHSLEDRLVKWAFRRDERLEIVTPKPVTPDSQERQSNPRSRSAKLRAAVRR is encoded by the coding sequence ATGATACCGGATGCTGGTCACATTCCCGTACTGCCCCAGGCGGTGTTGACCTACTTGCAGCCGCAACCAGGCCAGCATTTTTTGGATGCGACGGTGGGCTTGGGAGGCCACAGCGAACTCCTGCTGCAAACGCCGGGGATACGCTTGACGGCGATAGACCGGGATGCCCAAGCGCTGGCGCTAGCCCAACAACGGTTGCGGGGGTATGACGTGACCTGGTGGCATGGGAATTACGCAGATTATCCGGGGGGTGAATTCGACGGCATTTTGGCCGACTTGGGGGTGAGTTCGTTGCAGTTGGACACACCGGAACGGGGCTTTAGTTTCCGTCACGCCGGGCCGCTGGATATGCGCATGGACCCGCAACAACAGGAAACCGCCGCCGATTGGGTCAATCACGCCAGCGAAACGGAGTTGGTTGAGTTGTTGAGCCGCTACGGGGAAGTGCCCTACGCGCGCCGGATTGCTCGCCAGATGGTGCAAAAGCGCCCGTTTCACGACACCCAAGCCCTAGCGGACGTCATTTGGTACGCGGTTCCCCCGTCTGCTCGTTACGGACGGATTCACCCAGCGACCCAGGTGTTTCAGGCGCTGCGCATTGCCGTCAACCGGGAGTTGGAGAGTTTGGAACGGTTTTTACAGCGGGCGCCGGGCTGGCTCAAACCAGGAGGACGGCTGGTCATCATCAGTTTTCACAGTCTGGAAGACCGGTTGGTGAAATGGGCGTTTCGCCGGGATGAGCGGCTGGAGATTGTGACGCCCAAGCCCGTGACCCCTGATTCCCAAGAGCGACAGTCCAACCCCCGTTCTCGGTCAGCGAAACTACGGGCGGCGGTGCGGCGATAA